In Oncorhynchus clarkii lewisi isolate Uvic-CL-2024 chromosome 24, UVic_Ocla_1.0, whole genome shotgun sequence, one DNA window encodes the following:
- the LOC139383122 gene encoding FMR1-interacting protein NUFIP2-like isoform X1 produces the protein MDDRHDGRVSEGCLKHVDESLPGPPNAWVEDDQHQYEEAQTEKTGNGKINGTLVEREDTPSAPIPVAALHYSSSRQHETSNLKPKPCGKLLAIHSKGSRNSHFKNSMNCKNDTPSELKTRDSKSKSIALPNGVVLFNPGLYANGYPSKPGPDSGGSGSESGYITPKKRWAQRSAMAEERVTAGQGKAVIQAVMVPNKHEMEPAKTAAGSLSPTSIKCVPPVAQAPVDQVGEPQCRTSEEKAAACSVKKLEDRLGKAKLTSKKEDSWTLFKPPPVFPVDNSSAKTVPKISYASKVKENLNKAAVQAVGDSLPPQSQVPTRLSQVPMSAVKTITSPSFTNGPLSGEGSSCPLPAPLFTSTVCTAPTPVSPASKWENEASLSSNGTDMSGAPSMITRELLVYPLGTSNMQPALSSACQVDSPAAKTNPKSLVDIFQNQWGLSFINEPSGGPGVGPALVGQPARKGQIVEITFQGGGPAALPLQVSATSTLRPDKPLFPKAYERDRLTISQAPSSVGKSGPTLAPGPDAGLGGQAPGPDPLRGEAGSRGAIMSSSFKHPGTELPLASYAQPVSVLAKEPCHPKGCDPGSCWGAFDLKAAVIYHTKEIEYIQNLQKQDSNGVVFYDQSKDGPVQLSHD, from the exons ATGGATGACCGGCACGATGGACGGGTGTCTGAGGGATGTTTGAAGCATGTAGACGAGAGTCTCCCCGGTCCCCCGAACGCATGGGTAGAAGATGATCAACACCAGTACGAGGAAGCGCAGACGGAGAAAACGG GTAATGGAAAAATAAATGGAACCCTAGTGGAGCGAGAGGACACCCCTTCTGCCCCTATTCCTGTGGCTGCCCTTCATTACTCGAGCAGCAGGCAACATGAAACTTCTAACTTGAAACCAAAACCTTGTGGGAAGCTCCTCGCCATTCACTCAAAAGGCAGTCGTAATAGCCATTTTAAGAACAGTATGAACTGCAAAAATGACACTCCTTCAGAGTTGAAAACACGTGATAGCAAGAGCAAGTCCATTGCTTTACCAAATGGCGTTGTGCTCTTCAACCCTGGTCTGTATGCTAACGGCTACCCCAGCAAGCCTGGGCCAGACAGTGGTGGCAGTGGTTCTGAGAGTGGATACATCACTCCCAAGAAACGCTGGGCTCAGAGGAGTGCAATGGCTGAGGAGAGGGTGACTGCTGGGCAGGGGAAGGCTGTTATACAGGCAGTTATGGTCCCTAACAAACATGAGATGGAGCCTGCCAAAACAGCTGCAGGCTCTCTGTCTCCCACCTCCATCAAATGTGTCCCACCTGTGGCACAGGCCCCTGTGGATCAGGTTGGTGAACCACAGTGTAGGACCTCTGAGGAAAAGGCTGCAGCATGCTCTGTTAAAAAGCTTGAAGACAGGCTGGGCAAAGCCAAGCTTACCTCCAAAAAAGAGGACTCATGGACCCTCTTTAAACCACCCCCTGTCTTTCCTGTGGACAATAGTAGTGCTAAGACAGTGCCCAAGATTAGTTATGCAAGTAAAGTGAAAGAGAATCTAAACAAAGCAGCAGTCCAAGCTGTAGGTGACTCCTTACCTCCCCAGTCCCAGGTGCCCACCAGACTCTCCCAAGTCCCCATGTCTGCTGTCAAAACCATCACCTCCCCTAGCTTCACCAATGGACCCCTATCTGGAGAGGGGAGTAGCTGCCCTCTCCCTGCGCCCCTTTTTACCTCTACTGTTTGCACTGCCCCAACGCCTGTCTCCCCTGCCAGCAAGTGGGAGAACGAAGCATCCTTGTCCAGCAACGGCACTGATATGTCAGGTGCCCCCTCCATGATTACTAGAGAACTCCTTGTTTATCCCCTGGGCACTTCAAATATGCAACCCGCCCTCTCCAGCGCCTGCCAAGTGGACTCACCTGCCGCTAAGACAAATCCCaaatctctggtggacattttcCAGAACCAGTGGGGGCTGTCATTCATCAACGAGCCCAGTGGAGGGCCTGGGGTGGGGCCGGCATTAGTGGGGCAGCCAGCCCGGAAAGGCCAGATCGTGGAGATCACCTTTCAGGGAGGTGGCCCTGCAGCTTTGcctctacaagtctctgctaccTCCACTCTGAGACCCGACAAACCCCTCTTCCCAAAGGCGTACGAGCGGGACAGACTCACTATCTCCCAAGCCCCTAGCAGTGTTGGTAAATCAGGCCCTACCTTGGCTCCTGGCCCTGATGCTGGGCTGGGAGGCCAAGCCCCTGGCCCAGACCCTCTGAGGGGTGAAGCTGGGAGTAGAGGTGCCATAATGTCCTCCTCTTTTAAGCACCCTGGTACTGAGCTGCCTCTTGCCTCCTATGCTCAACCTGTGTCTGTCCTGGCCAAGGAGCCCTGCCACCCCAAGGGTTGCGACCCAGGATCTTGCTGGGGGGCGTTCGATCTAAAAGCTGCTGTTATTTATCACACTAAAG AAATTGAATATATTCAGAATTTACAAAAACAAG ATTCAAATGGAGTTGTGTTCTATGATCAGTCCAAGGATGGGCCTGTTCAGTTAAGTCATGACTGA
- the LOC139383122 gene encoding FMR1-interacting protein NUFIP2-like isoform X2: MNCKNDTPSELKTRDSKSKSIALPNGVVLFNPGLYANGYPSKPGPDSGGSGSESGYITPKKRWAQRSAMAEERVTAGQGKAVIQAVMVPNKHEMEPAKTAAGSLSPTSIKCVPPVAQAPVDQVGEPQCRTSEEKAAACSVKKLEDRLGKAKLTSKKEDSWTLFKPPPVFPVDNSSAKTVPKISYASKVKENLNKAAVQAVGDSLPPQSQVPTRLSQVPMSAVKTITSPSFTNGPLSGEGSSCPLPAPLFTSTVCTAPTPVSPASKWENEASLSSNGTDMSGAPSMITRELLVYPLGTSNMQPALSSACQVDSPAAKTNPKSLVDIFQNQWGLSFINEPSGGPGVGPALVGQPARKGQIVEITFQGGGPAALPLQVSATSTLRPDKPLFPKAYERDRLTISQAPSSVGKSGPTLAPGPDAGLGGQAPGPDPLRGEAGSRGAIMSSSFKHPGTELPLASYAQPVSVLAKEPCHPKGCDPGSCWGAFDLKAAVIYHTKEIEYIQNLQKQDSNGVVFYDQSKDGPVQLSHD; encoded by the exons ATGAACTGCAAAAATGACACTCCTTCAGAGTTGAAAACACGTGATAGCAAGAGCAAGTCCATTGCTTTACCAAATGGCGTTGTGCTCTTCAACCCTGGTCTGTATGCTAACGGCTACCCCAGCAAGCCTGGGCCAGACAGTGGTGGCAGTGGTTCTGAGAGTGGATACATCACTCCCAAGAAACGCTGGGCTCAGAGGAGTGCAATGGCTGAGGAGAGGGTGACTGCTGGGCAGGGGAAGGCTGTTATACAGGCAGTTATGGTCCCTAACAAACATGAGATGGAGCCTGCCAAAACAGCTGCAGGCTCTCTGTCTCCCACCTCCATCAAATGTGTCCCACCTGTGGCACAGGCCCCTGTGGATCAGGTTGGTGAACCACAGTGTAGGACCTCTGAGGAAAAGGCTGCAGCATGCTCTGTTAAAAAGCTTGAAGACAGGCTGGGCAAAGCCAAGCTTACCTCCAAAAAAGAGGACTCATGGACCCTCTTTAAACCACCCCCTGTCTTTCCTGTGGACAATAGTAGTGCTAAGACAGTGCCCAAGATTAGTTATGCAAGTAAAGTGAAAGAGAATCTAAACAAAGCAGCAGTCCAAGCTGTAGGTGACTCCTTACCTCCCCAGTCCCAGGTGCCCACCAGACTCTCCCAAGTCCCCATGTCTGCTGTCAAAACCATCACCTCCCCTAGCTTCACCAATGGACCCCTATCTGGAGAGGGGAGTAGCTGCCCTCTCCCTGCGCCCCTTTTTACCTCTACTGTTTGCACTGCCCCAACGCCTGTCTCCCCTGCCAGCAAGTGGGAGAACGAAGCATCCTTGTCCAGCAACGGCACTGATATGTCAGGTGCCCCCTCCATGATTACTAGAGAACTCCTTGTTTATCCCCTGGGCACTTCAAATATGCAACCCGCCCTCTCCAGCGCCTGCCAAGTGGACTCACCTGCCGCTAAGACAAATCCCaaatctctggtggacattttcCAGAACCAGTGGGGGCTGTCATTCATCAACGAGCCCAGTGGAGGGCCTGGGGTGGGGCCGGCATTAGTGGGGCAGCCAGCCCGGAAAGGCCAGATCGTGGAGATCACCTTTCAGGGAGGTGGCCCTGCAGCTTTGcctctacaagtctctgctaccTCCACTCTGAGACCCGACAAACCCCTCTTCCCAAAGGCGTACGAGCGGGACAGACTCACTATCTCCCAAGCCCCTAGCAGTGTTGGTAAATCAGGCCCTACCTTGGCTCCTGGCCCTGATGCTGGGCTGGGAGGCCAAGCCCCTGGCCCAGACCCTCTGAGGGGTGAAGCTGGGAGTAGAGGTGCCATAATGTCCTCCTCTTTTAAGCACCCTGGTACTGAGCTGCCTCTTGCCTCCTATGCTCAACCTGTGTCTGTCCTGGCCAAGGAGCCCTGCCACCCCAAGGGTTGCGACCCAGGATCTTGCTGGGGGGCGTTCGATCTAAAAGCTGCTGTTATTTATCACACTAAAG AAATTGAATATATTCAGAATTTACAAAAACAAG ATTCAAATGGAGTTGTGTTCTATGATCAGTCCAAGGATGGGCCTGTTCAGTTAAGTCATGACTGA